A DNA window from Parabacteroides johnsonii DSM 18315 contains the following coding sequences:
- the nagB gene encoding glucosamine-6-phosphate deaminase, translating to MRLIIEPNYEQLSKWAANYVAAKIKKANPTAEKPFVLGLPTGSSPLGMYKNLIELNKQGVISFQNIITFNMDEYVGLPEDHPESYHSFMWNNFFSHIDIKPENVNILNGNAEDLEAECAAYEEKMKAAGGVDLFLGGIGPDGHIAFNEPGSSLSSRTRVKSLTTDTIIANSRFFDNDVNKVPKTSVTVGVATVLDAKEVLIMVNGHNKARALQQAVEGAVNQMWTITALQMHPKGIIVADEAACADLKVGTYNYFKDIEKDNLCPCSLLK from the coding sequence ATGAGACTAATTATTGAACCTAATTACGAGCAACTATCAAAGTGGGCTGCTAATTATGTCGCTGCTAAGATTAAGAAAGCGAATCCTACGGCAGAGAAACCATTTGTATTGGGCTTGCCTACCGGCTCATCTCCTTTGGGCATGTACAAAAATCTGATCGAACTGAACAAACAGGGTGTGATCTCTTTCCAGAATATCATCACTTTCAACATGGACGAATATGTAGGTTTGCCGGAAGATCATCCTGAAAGCTATCATTCTTTCATGTGGAATAACTTTTTCAGCCATATCGACATCAAGCCGGAGAATGTGAATATTCTGAATGGAAACGCAGAAGATCTGGAAGCCGAATGTGCTGCTTACGAAGAAAAGATGAAAGCTGCCGGTGGCGTGGATCTGTTCCTGGGCGGTATCGGTCCTGACGGACATATCGCTTTCAACGAGCCGGGTTCTTCTTTATCTTCCCGTACCCGTGTAAAGTCTTTGACAACTGATACGATCATCGCTAATTCCCGTTTCTTCGACAACGATGTCAACAAAGTTCCGAAGACTTCCGTTACGGTCGGTGTTGCTACGGTGTTGGATGCAAAAGAGGTGCTGATCATGGTGAACGGTCACAACAAAGCTCGTGCTTTGCAGCAGGCTGTTGAAGGTGCGGTAAACCAGATGTGGACTATCACAGCTTTACAGATGCATCCGAAGGGAATTATTGTTGCCGATGAAGCTGCCTGCGCAGATCTTAAAGTCGGTACATATAACTATTTCAAAGATATTGAGAAAGATAATCTTTGTCCCTGCTCTTTATTGAAGTAA
- a CDS encoding tetratricopeptide repeat protein encodes METIKQLITDGKTDEAIRLLDEYIEKNASSDEAYYLRGNAYRKKGDIRQALNNYLTAMDLNPDSPAQIAHDQLISIMNFYNKDMFNQ; translated from the coding sequence ATGGAAACTATTAAACAACTCATTACCGACGGTAAAACAGATGAAGCAATCCGTTTGTTGGACGAATACATAGAAAAAAACGCATCTTCCGATGAAGCGTATTATTTACGTGGCAATGCCTATCGCAAAAAAGGGGATATCCGGCAGGCCCTGAACAACTATCTTACAGCGATGGATCTGAACCCCGACAGCCCCGCACAAATCGCCCACGATCAACTGATTTCAATCATGAACTTCTACAACAAAGACATGTTCAACCAATAA
- the topA gene encoding type I DNA topoisomerase: MQKNLVIVESPAKAKTIEKFLGKDYKVMSSYGHIRDLKTKEFSIDIEHDYTPQYVIPADKKKLVSELKSEAKSAEQVWLASDEDREGEAISWHLYEVLGLKPENTKRIVFHEITKNAILHAIETPRDININLVNAQQARRVLDRIVGFELSPILWRKVKPALSAGRVQSVAVRLIVEREREINEFVSEAAFRVIANFILPDGTTVLKAELNRRLKDKKEVEAFLESCKNASFTIDDITTKPVKKSPAPPFTTSTLQQEAARKLGYSVSQTMMIAQRLYESGLITYMRTDSVNLSDLALGTAKEAIFETYGEKYYKFRQYHTKSKGAQEAHEAIRPTYISNVEAGSSSQEKKLYELIRKRTIACQMADAELERTTISVGISGQTERFVAVGEVISFEGFLQAYMESNDDEVEKEQENGLLPPVKLHEVLSLKDIVATERFTQRPPRYTEASLVRRLEELGIGRPSTYAPTIQTIQNREYVVKGDKEGVERTYTIISLSKGKIKETEKTEMVGADRNKLMPTDIGTVVNDFLMEYFPDVLDYNFTASVEKEFDSVAEGELVWTKAIDKFYKIFHPIVEATAAVKTEHKVGERQLGIDPKSGNPVFVKIGRYGPVVQIGVAHADDKEAPKPQFASLMKGLSIDTITLEEALKLFDLPRTVGEYEGKVMVAAVGRFGPFIRHDGKFVSIPKDLNPLTITAEEAIALIDGKREKDEQRFIKKFEEDPEMEILKGRFGPYISYQKANYRIPKTITDPASLTLEDCKKIIAEAGEKPATKKRVARKK; encoded by the coding sequence ATGCAAAAGAATCTGGTAATAGTGGAGTCACCCGCTAAGGCAAAAACCATTGAAAAGTTCCTCGGAAAAGATTATAAGGTTATGTCGAGCTATGGTCATATCCGCGATCTGAAGACGAAAGAGTTTAGTATTGACATCGAACATGACTATACTCCGCAGTATGTGATTCCGGCCGACAAAAAGAAGCTGGTCAGCGAACTAAAATCCGAAGCCAAGTCAGCCGAACAGGTATGGCTCGCTTCTGATGAGGACCGCGAGGGAGAAGCAATATCCTGGCATCTGTATGAAGTGTTGGGACTGAAACCCGAAAATACCAAACGTATCGTCTTTCATGAAATTACTAAGAATGCCATTCTGCATGCTATTGAAACCCCACGCGATATCAATATTAATTTGGTGAACGCCCAACAGGCACGCCGTGTGTTGGACCGTATCGTGGGATTCGAACTTTCGCCGATTTTATGGCGTAAGGTAAAGCCGGCTTTATCGGCCGGGCGCGTACAATCGGTGGCTGTTCGTCTGATTGTGGAGCGGGAGCGGGAGATCAATGAATTTGTGAGTGAGGCGGCTTTCCGGGTGATTGCAAATTTCATCCTGCCTGATGGAACGACGGTGTTGAAAGCCGAGTTGAATCGCCGTTTAAAGGATAAGAAAGAGGTGGAAGCCTTTTTGGAATCCTGTAAGAATGCTTCGTTTACGATTGACGATATCACGACGAAGCCGGTAAAGAAATCGCCAGCTCCTCCTTTTACGACTTCCACTTTGCAGCAGGAAGCGGCTCGTAAGTTAGGATACTCCGTGTCGCAGACGATGATGATCGCACAACGTTTATATGAATCAGGATTGATCACTTATATGCGTACCGACTCCGTGAACTTGAGTGATCTGGCATTGGGTACGGCGAAAGAGGCTATTTTTGAAACATACGGTGAGAAATATTATAAGTTCCGCCAATATCATACCAAAAGCAAGGGAGCACAGGAAGCGCATGAGGCGATTCGTCCGACCTATATCAGTAATGTGGAGGCAGGAAGCTCTTCGCAGGAAAAGAAGCTGTATGAACTGATCCGTAAACGTACGATCGCTTGCCAGATGGCGGATGCCGAATTGGAGCGCACGACTATTTCGGTCGGTATTAGCGGGCAGACGGAACGTTTTGTCGCTGTCGGCGAAGTAATCAGTTTCGAAGGTTTCCTTCAGGCTTATATGGAAAGTAACGACGACGAAGTGGAGAAGGAACAGGAAAACGGCTTGCTTCCTCCGGTAAAACTTCATGAAGTCCTGTCGTTGAAAGATATCGTGGCAACAGAACGTTTCACGCAACGGCCTCCGCGCTATACGGAAGCCAGCCTGGTTCGCCGTTTGGAGGAACTGGGTATTGGACGTCCGTCCACCTATGCACCGACTATTCAGACGATCCAGAACCGCGAATATGTGGTGAAAGGAGATAAGGAAGGCGTGGAACGTACTTACACGATTATTTCGCTGTCCAAGGGAAAGATCAAGGAGACGGAGAAGACTGAGATGGTCGGGGCCGACCGCAATAAACTGATGCCGACCGACATCGGTACGGTAGTAAACGACTTTCTTATGGAGTATTTCCCGGATGTCTTGGATTACAACTTTACGGCCAGCGTAGAAAAGGAATTCGACTCGGTTGCGGAAGGAGAACTGGTCTGGACAAAAGCTATCGATAAATTCTATAAGATTTTCCATCCGATCGTAGAGGCTACGGCTGCCGTTAAGACCGAACATAAAGTAGGGGAACGTCAACTTGGTATCGATCCGAAGAGCGGAAATCCGGTGTTTGTGAAGATCGGACGTTACGGTCCTGTCGTTCAGATCGGAGTGGCCCATGCTGACGACAAAGAGGCGCCGAAACCTCAGTTTGCCTCTCTGATGAAAGGCCTGTCCATCGATACGATTACATTGGAAGAGGCTTTGAAACTCTTCGACCTTCCTCGTACGGTCGGTGAATATGAAGGTAAGGTGATGGTGGCTGCCGTCGGTCGTTTCGGGCCGTTTATCCGTCATGATGGTAAATTCGTTTCTATTCCGAAAGATTTGAATCCGCTTACGATCACGGCTGAGGAAGCAATCGCCCTGATCGATGGTAAAAGGGAAAAAGACGAACAACGGTTTATCAAGAAGTTTGAGGAAGATCCGGAGATGGAAATCCTGAAAGGTCGTTTTGGTCCTTATATCTCTTATCAGAAAGCGAACTATCGTATTCCGAAGACGATAACCGACCCGGCTTCCCTGACACTGGAAGATTGTAAGAAGATCATAGCGGAAGCGGGTGAAAAGCCGGCGACAAAGAAGAGAGTTGCCCGTAAGAAATAA
- a CDS encoding IS110 family RNA-guided transposase: protein MNYSHFVGLDVGKKTFDASLMSAAEKELSHKSFDNTPEGIQSLLDWIAGYHLSLSKLLFCAENMGSYVTELSVSSVSMGFSLALVCPLTIKKSMGLQRGKNDRIDAKRIANYAVLHYRKLELYKLPNKDLVRLRGWIIICDNLVKQKVSSIKLLETFSQMAKLADVTESISFLEEQLKSIKEKILEVEEDMEQLIAASTSLYTNYLLLRSIKGIGIINAIVLLCVTDNFQRFDTPRKFACYCGVAPFEHTSGISIRGKTQTSSLANKEVKVYLTRAAITAISWDPQMKAYYKRKIAEGKHKASVINAVRAKIIARSFAVIRRQTPFVTLAV from the coding sequence ATGAATTATTCTCATTTTGTAGGTCTTGATGTAGGAAAAAAAACTTTCGATGCATCATTAATGTCTGCGGCCGAAAAAGAGTTGTCTCACAAGTCTTTTGATAACACTCCAGAAGGGATCCAATCTTTATTGGATTGGATAGCAGGTTATCATCTCTCTTTATCCAAACTCTTGTTCTGTGCTGAAAACATGGGAAGCTATGTCACAGAGTTATCTGTTTCCAGTGTCTCCATGGGATTTTCCCTGGCTTTGGTTTGCCCGTTGACCATCAAGAAGTCCATGGGCCTACAACGAGGCAAAAATGACCGCATTGACGCCAAAAGGATAGCGAACTATGCGGTATTACATTATCGAAAACTAGAGTTATACAAATTACCTAACAAAGACTTGGTGAGACTGCGGGGATGGATTATTATATGTGACAATTTGGTCAAGCAAAAAGTATCAAGCATAAAGTTATTGGAAACATTCTCCCAGATGGCTAAGTTGGCTGATGTGACAGAATCCATTTCTTTTTTGGAAGAGCAGCTCAAGTCGATAAAAGAAAAGATCCTGGAAGTGGAAGAAGATATGGAGCAACTAATAGCCGCCAGTACATCGCTTTACACAAACTACTTGCTATTAAGAAGTATAAAAGGAATAGGAATTATCAATGCCATTGTATTACTGTGTGTTACTGACAATTTTCAAAGATTTGACACCCCGAGGAAATTTGCCTGCTATTGTGGGGTTGCCCCATTTGAACATACTTCAGGTATTTCCATACGGGGAAAAACGCAGACTTCTTCATTGGCTAACAAAGAAGTAAAAGTATACCTTACCCGAGCAGCTATTACTGCCATATCTTGGGATCCGCAGATGAAAGCATATTATAAAAGGAAAATAGCGGAGGGGAAACATAAAGCATCTGTAATCAATGCAGTAAGAGCCAAAATCATAGCAAGATCTTTTGCTGTGATACGAAGGCAGACTCCATTTGTAACATTAGCCGTATAA
- a CDS encoding class I SAM-dependent methyltransferase: MIKSLYRKLLSEKQRIALHYALYKIEAAFLKGDRYECCCCGKSSRRFLSHGDKGPRKNIKCLHCLSLERTRILCMYLRNEILDKTERPISILHFAPVKGLKDFLKSSPHVSVYHDADINPNVATYQCDITQMPYADNTFDLIICSHVLYCVPEDEKGMQEIHRVLKPGGRALLVDTWLDGPTQDLSQLPASERKAISGDATSCRLYGRKDILETLHSYGLDGRIIDYTKQLSSEFIEKQSLHDAFDSEILDCTKCS; encoded by the coding sequence ATGATCAAAAGCCTATACAGAAAGCTGCTGAGTGAGAAACAACGGATCGCTCTTCATTATGCCCTTTATAAAATAGAGGCCGCATTTTTGAAGGGCGACCGATATGAATGCTGTTGTTGCGGCAAATCATCCCGCCGCTTCCTTTCGCATGGCGACAAAGGGCCACGCAAAAATATCAAATGCCTGCATTGCCTATCATTGGAACGAACCCGGATATTGTGTATGTATCTCCGGAACGAAATACTCGACAAGACGGAAAGACCGATAAGTATCCTCCATTTTGCCCCGGTCAAAGGGTTGAAAGATTTCCTGAAGAGTTCTCCTCATGTCTCGGTCTATCACGATGCCGACATCAATCCGAACGTAGCGACCTACCAGTGCGACATCACACAGATGCCATACGCCGACAACACATTCGACTTGATTATTTGTTCGCACGTGCTCTATTGCGTACCGGAAGATGAAAAAGGAATGCAGGAGATCCACCGCGTCTTGAAACCCGGAGGAAGGGCATTACTTGTCGACACATGGCTGGACGGTCCGACACAGGATTTGAGTCAATTGCCCGCCTCAGAAAGGAAAGCTATATCGGGAGATGCTACTTCTTGTAGGCTGTATGGACGGAAAGATATCCTTGAGACCTTGCACAGTTATGGTTTGGATGGCCGGATCATCGACTACACCAAACAACTTTCTTCTGAATTCATCGAAAAACAATCTCTTCACGATGCGTTCGATTCCGAAATTCTCGATTGCACGAAATGCTCCTGA
- the argS gene encoding arginine--tRNA ligase: MVIEQQITGAIITGIKELYGADVTANQVQLQKTKKEFKGHLTLVVFPFLRMSKKSPEQTAQEIGEYLLRHEPAVAEFNVIKGFLNLTIACACWIDLLNGINGQPSYGIVPVTEQSPLVMIEYSSPNTNKPLHLGHVRNNLLGYSLSEIMKANGNKVVKTNIVNDRGIHICKSMLAWQKWGNGVTPETAGKKGDHLIGDFYVLFSNKLKEETAALEAKGMTKEEAEAASPLMAEARDMLRKWEAGDKEVRALWEMMNNWVYAGFDETYKMMGVNFDKIYYESQTYLEGKGKVLEGLDKGIFYRREDGSVWADLTKDGLDEKLLLRADGTSVYMTQDIGTAKLRFDDYPINKMIYVVGNEQNYHFQVLSILLDKLGFEFGKGLVHFSYGMVELPEGKMKSREGTVVDADDLMEEMVGTAREISQELGKMDEMTPEEAENIARMVGLGSLKYFILKVDPRKNMTFNPKESIDFNGNTGPFIQYTYARIRSVLRKAAEQGIVLPEQLPTTTTISEKEENLIQMIADYASVVREAGKEYSPALIANYTYDLVKEYNQFYHDFSILREENEEVKEFRLVLSANVAKIVKSAMSLLGIEVPERM; the protein is encoded by the coding sequence ATGGTTATCGAACAACAGATTACCGGTGCGATTATTACCGGCATAAAAGAACTGTATGGCGCCGATGTAACGGCCAACCAGGTGCAACTGCAAAAGACAAAAAAAGAGTTCAAAGGACATCTGACTCTGGTAGTTTTTCCCTTCCTCCGCATGTCGAAGAAATCACCGGAACAGACAGCCCAGGAAATTGGCGAATACCTGCTCCGGCATGAACCGGCTGTAGCCGAATTTAATGTAATCAAAGGATTCCTCAACCTGACCATCGCTTGTGCCTGCTGGATCGATTTATTAAACGGGATCAACGGACAGCCGTCATACGGGATCGTTCCCGTAACGGAACAGTCTCCGCTGGTTATGATCGAATATTCTTCCCCCAATACCAACAAGCCGCTCCACCTCGGACACGTACGCAACAACCTGTTGGGTTACAGCCTGTCCGAGATCATGAAGGCAAACGGCAATAAAGTGGTAAAGACGAACATCGTAAACGACCGCGGTATCCATATCTGCAAGTCCATGCTCGCCTGGCAGAAATGGGGCAACGGCGTGACTCCCGAAACGGCCGGCAAGAAAGGCGACCACCTGATCGGTGATTTCTATGTCCTTTTCAGCAATAAACTGAAAGAAGAGACTGCCGCTCTCGAAGCAAAAGGCATGACAAAAGAAGAAGCCGAAGCCGCTTCTCCCCTGATGGCCGAAGCACGCGATATGCTCCGCAAATGGGAAGCCGGCGACAAGGAGGTACGTGCTCTTTGGGAAATGATGAACAACTGGGTGTACGCCGGATTCGACGAGACATACAAAATGATGGGCGTAAACTTCGATAAGATCTATTACGAATCACAGACCTACCTGGAAGGTAAGGGCAAAGTGCTGGAAGGACTCGACAAGGGCATTTTCTACCGCCGTGAAGACGGTTCCGTATGGGCTGACCTGACAAAAGACGGCCTGGATGAAAAACTGCTGCTCCGTGCCGACGGCACTTCCGTCTACATGACACAGGATATCGGAACTGCCAAATTGCGTTTCGACGACTATCCTATCAACAAAATGATCTATGTGGTAGGAAACGAACAGAACTACCATTTTCAGGTATTGTCCATCCTGTTGGATAAATTAGGTTTCGAATTCGGCAAAGGCCTTGTACATTTCTCTTACGGCATGGTCGAACTGCCGGAAGGCAAGATGAAAAGCCGCGAAGGAACGGTTGTCGATGCCGACGACCTGATGGAAGAGATGGTGGGTACAGCCCGCGAAATCTCGCAGGAGTTGGGCAAAATGGACGAGATGACACCGGAAGAAGCCGAAAACATTGCCCGCATGGTCGGCCTCGGTTCCTTGAAATATTTCATTCTGAAAGTGGATCCGCGCAAGAACATGACCTTCAACCCGAAAGAATCGATCGACTTCAACGGTAATACCGGTCCGTTCATCCAATACACCTACGCCCGCATCCGTTCCGTTTTGCGTAAAGCAGCCGAGCAGGGCATCGTTTTACCGGAACAACTACCGACAACGACTACTATCTCCGAAAAGGAAGAAAACCTGATCCAGATGATAGCCGACTACGCTTCCGTCGTTCGCGAAGCAGGAAAGGAATACAGCCCCGCCCTCATCGCCAACTACACGTACGACCTGGTAAAAGAATACAACCAGTTCTATCACGATTTCTCTATCCTCCGCGAAGAGAATGAAGAAGTGAAGGAGTTCCGCCTTGTCCTCTCCGCCAACGTAGCCAAGATTGTCAAATCGGCCATGTCGTTATTGGGGATCGAGGTTCCGGAAAGAATGTAA
- a CDS encoding HU family DNA-binding protein, with protein sequence MNKTEFINAVAEKSGLSKVDAKKAVEAFVETVSSELKEGGKVALLGFGSFSVAEKAARKGVNPKTKQPIEIPARKSVKFKAGAELTEIIK encoded by the coding sequence ATGAACAAAACAGAATTTATCAATGCTGTAGCGGAAAAATCCGGTTTAAGCAAAGTTGATGCAAAGAAAGCTGTAGAAGCTTTTGTTGAAACAGTATCTAGTGAATTAAAAGAAGGCGGCAAAGTAGCCCTTTTAGGTTTTGGTTCTTTCTCTGTTGCTGAAAAAGCTGCACGTAAAGGTGTTAACCCGAAGACTAAACAACCAATCGAAATTCCGGCACGCAAATCAGTTAAATTTAAAGCTGGCGCCGAATTGACAGAAATCATCAAGTAA
- a CDS encoding rhomboid family intramembrane serine protease, producing the protein MMNQNSSGFLSSIPMVTKNLIIINLLFWVASLVLPKVGIDLVQLFGLHFPGVKDFYPFQFVTYMFMHDTHSFAHVFFNMFGVYMFGRVLENVWGPKRFLTFYMVTGIGAGITQELVWLYSVHSFASANGVTLAQLVAGDPSLNYLITIGASGSVFGILLAFAMLFPNVPLYLMFIPIPIKAKYFVIFYGLAELFMGVANNGGDSVAHFAHLGGMLFGYFLVRYWKKKDIGNGRYFY; encoded by the coding sequence ATGATGAATCAAAATAGTTCGGGATTCCTGAGCAGCATCCCGATGGTTACGAAAAACCTTATCATTATCAACCTGTTGTTTTGGGTAGCGAGCCTTGTTTTGCCTAAAGTCGGGATTGATTTAGTTCAGTTATTCGGACTACACTTTCCGGGTGTGAAGGATTTCTATCCTTTTCAGTTTGTGACTTATATGTTCATGCATGATACCCATTCGTTTGCGCACGTGTTTTTCAATATGTTCGGTGTGTATATGTTCGGGCGTGTGCTGGAGAATGTCTGGGGACCGAAGCGCTTCCTGACCTTTTACATGGTGACGGGTATCGGTGCGGGTATCACGCAGGAGCTGGTTTGGCTGTATTCCGTTCATTCTTTCGCAAGTGCGAACGGGGTTACGCTGGCACAGCTGGTTGCAGGGGATCCTTCGTTAAACTATCTGATTACGATCGGTGCTTCGGGTTCTGTATTCGGTATTTTGCTGGCGTTTGCCATGTTATTCCCGAATGTCCCGTTGTATCTGATGTTCATCCCGATTCCTATCAAAGCCAAATACTTCGTGATCTTTTACGGATTGGCCGAATTGTTTATGGGGGTTGCTAACAACGGTGGTGATTCGGTGGCGCATTTTGCACATTTGGGTGGTATGTTGTTCGGTTATTTCCTGGTTCGATATTGGAAAAAGAAAGATATAGGCAATGGGCGATATTTTTATTAA
- a CDS encoding rhomboid family intramembrane serine protease — protein sequence MGDIFINLKRTFNSGNILAKLIYINVGLFVIIRLTSVILMLFNLSGFPFLQYLQVPSSPELLLYRPWTIITYMFTHFDFLHILFNMLWLYWFGGLFLTFFSERQLGGLYLLGGIAGAVLFLVAYNIFPYFRTVAAYSYLMGASASVMAIVFAVSFYRKDLEISLFLIGRIKLIYLALFTFVIDLLAITSTNAGGHIAHIGGALFGIWFAARIKEGKDLTAPMNRLLDWVVNLGKRKPKMRVTYKRPETDYEYNARKHRETVDLDAILDKLKRSGYESLSAEEKKKLFEASKK from the coding sequence ATGGGCGATATTTTTATTAATCTCAAACGGACTTTCAATTCCGGTAATATCCTGGCAAAACTGATTTATATCAATGTCGGGTTGTTTGTTATTATACGGTTGACAAGTGTGATCCTGATGCTGTTCAATCTGAGTGGTTTCCCGTTTTTGCAGTATCTACAGGTGCCTTCGTCTCCCGAATTGCTTCTGTACCGACCGTGGACGATCATCACTTATATGTTCACGCATTTCGACTTCTTGCATATTCTGTTTAATATGCTGTGGTTATATTGGTTTGGCGGTTTGTTCCTTACTTTTTTCAGTGAGCGGCAATTAGGAGGTTTGTATCTGTTGGGAGGTATTGCCGGGGCGGTCTTGTTTCTTGTGGCATACAACATATTCCCTTATTTCCGTACAGTTGCTGCTTATAGTTATTTGATGGGTGCGTCAGCTTCGGTTATGGCCATTGTGTTTGCCGTCTCTTTCTACCGGAAAGATTTGGAGATCAGTCTGTTCCTGATCGGAAGGATCAAGCTGATTTATCTGGCCCTGTTTACATTTGTGATAGACTTGCTGGCCATTACATCGACGAATGCCGGCGGCCATATCGCCCATATCGGAGGAGCGTTGTTCGGTATTTGGTTTGCTGCCCGGATCAAGGAAGGCAAAGATTTGACAGCCCCTATGAACCGCCTGCTCGACTGGGTGGTGAATCTGGGAAAAAGGAAACCCAAGATGCGTGTGACCTATAAACGTCCGGAGACCGATTATGAATATAATGCCCGTAAACATCGGGAAACAGTCGATCTGGATGCAATATTGGATAAATTAAAACGTTCCGGTTACGAAAGCCTTTCGGCAGAAGAAAAGAAAAAACTATTTGAGGCTAGCAAAAAATGA
- a CDS encoding endonuclease/exonuclease/phosphatase family protein: MSERFKAIRILFKSVVGTANVIVILLFIASAFSDRISPDRSVLFSYLGLGFPVFCVLNLCFVIYWLFLWEWRFVLVGLCSFLICKGPVTRYFPFHDRMSDIPKENVLKVLTYNVMGFGYKGHTEDSPNPIIRYIANSGADIVCLQEYAVGTSKNFLTNQKIANALKMYRYRSIIPIGTSGTLKFNIAVFSKYPISKSRKIKYESSFNGSSIHELNINGKKLTLINNHLESFKLTMEDRSHYSAFIKNLNSETLDGLRSSIEQKLGPAFQIRARQARAVAEEIKKIDTDYILVCGDFNDTPISYAHRTIQGPLKDAYAASGRGVGVTYNENFFWFRIDNILHSANMKPINCTIDKVRYSDHYPMWCYLQLKEGD, encoded by the coding sequence ATGAGCGAGCGGTTTAAAGCGATCAGGATTCTGTTTAAATCTGTAGTCGGTACTGCCAATGTGATAGTGATCCTGCTATTCATTGCTTCGGCCTTCTCGGACAGGATTTCACCGGACAGGAGTGTGCTCTTCTCTTATCTTGGGTTGGGATTTCCTGTGTTCTGCGTTTTGAACCTCTGTTTTGTTATTTATTGGCTGTTCCTTTGGGAGTGGCGGTTCGTATTGGTCGGACTATGTTCGTTTCTGATCTGTAAGGGGCCTGTAACCCGTTATTTCCCTTTCCATGACAGAATGAGCGATATCCCGAAAGAGAACGTACTGAAAGTCTTGACTTATAATGTCATGGGATTCGGTTATAAAGGCCATACGGAAGATTCTCCGAATCCGATCATACGGTATATTGCGAATTCCGGTGCGGATATCGTATGTCTGCAGGAATATGCAGTAGGTACTTCCAAGAACTTTTTGACGAATCAGAAGATCGCCAATGCCTTGAAGATGTATAGGTATCGCTCCATTATCCCGATCGGAACCTCCGGTACGCTCAAATTCAATATAGCCGTGTTTTCCAAATACCCGATCTCCAAGTCCCGTAAGATCAAGTATGAGAGCTCTTTCAACGGCTCGTCCATCCATGAACTGAATATAAACGGAAAGAAGCTGACTTTAATCAATAACCACCTGGAATCGTTCAAGCTGACGATGGAGGACCGGAGCCATTACTCCGCATTTATCAAGAATCTGAATTCCGAAACGCTCGACGGCCTGAGAAGTTCCATCGAACAGAAGTTGGGGCCGGCCTTCCAGATACGTGCCCGCCAGGCGAGAGCAGTTGCCGAGGAAATTAAAAAGATCGATACCGATTATATATTGGTCTGCGGTGACTTCAACGATACACCTATTTCTTATGCCCATCGTACGATCCAGGGACCTTTGAAAGATGCTTATGCCGCTTCTGGCCGTGGTGTCGGAGTTACTTACAATGAAAACTTCTTCTGGTTCCGGATCGACAATATCCTGCATTCCGCCAACATGAAACCAATCAACTGCACGATCGACAAGGTTCGTTATTCCGACCATTATCCGATGTGGTGTTATTTGCAATTGAAAGAGGGTGATTGA